The window TGCGCGGCCTGGATGGCGCTCGCTGCCGGGTTCGGCCCGCACCGCCCGCTCCTGTTTCTGTTGTGGGCCGTTCTGACGCTGGCCGCGCAGGTCGGCTGGCTCGTCGCCCGTCACCTGACCTTCGTGAGTGAGAAGGAGAGCTCCTGATGGCGAACACCACCTCGGGCATGACCGGCGGTACCGGCGGCGCCGGATGGAAGACCACCGGCCGCCCGCAGCAGGCCCGTACGCAGCGTCCGAGGTCCGCGCCGCGGGCTGGCGCGAACGGCTCCCAGACCAAGGTCAACAACAAGACGTTCTCGCCCGGCTTCACCCTGAACATCGACGCGGGCGGCCGTGGCAACAACGGCGGCCGCCACGCCGCCCCCGCCGGCGGCGGTCAGGGCGGGGGCCAGGCGCAGTCGCTGTTGCCGGCGCCGGAGTTCAGCTCACCCGCGCAGGTCCGCCAGTACTGCAACGCCGTCCGCGCCGCCGGGGTGGCTCTGTCGATCGAGGTCGCGATGGGCGCGGAGATCCTCAAAGCCACGTTGGTACAGGTGCCCGACCCCGACGGCCGTATCGGCGGCTCCCGCTTCCGGGCGGCGAAGGTCGCCCGGAAGATGCAGCGCGCAGCCGACGCGCTCCGGGATGCGGCGAAGAACGCTGCCGCGACCTACGCCCTGTTTCAGCAGGAGTACGAGGAAGAGATCAACCGCGTCCGCCACCGCGCCCGCCCGTCGCAGCCGCGCATGGACTGGGGCCAGCTCTAGAAGGGAGAGAAAGTGATGGCAACCGCCGACCGCACCACTGTTGAGCAGCAGTACGAAGACCAGCTCCGCGGCGCCTCCGACAGTGCCGGCATCACCGGCTACATCCTCCACCGGGCCAAGCCCCACCTCCCGCCCTGGCTGTGCGTCGGCGGCATCGGCCTCGCCTCCCTCGGCAGCCTCCTGTGGGAGGGCAGCGCCGCAGCCGGCGTCGGCCTCACCCTCGCCTCCGTCGCCCTGACCGGGGTCACCTGGTGGGCGGGCAAGGCGACTGGGCAGCAGCGCCGGCTGCACTCCGCCATCACCGTCGCCGCCGGGTCGGCGTGGCTGACGGGGGCCTGCCTGGCCGGGCCCCTGACCGGGCCGCTTCCCGACCTGTACCTGATGGGCGGTCCCGCGCTCGCGCTGTCGTGGAACATCCGGATGGTGCTGCGCCGCAACGTCGACGGCACCACGGTCGGTGGCACGGACAAGGGGCTGCTGGAGAAGGTCGGGCTGGCGCGGGCGCAGATCGGGGCCACGTCGGTGGAGCCGAACCGGGTCACCGCGAAGATGGCGCTGGAAGCCGGGGAGCAGACCAACGAGGACGTTGCGAGGGTCCTGCCCCGGATCGCGTCCGCGCTCGACCTGCCGAAGTCCGCCGTCCGGTACATGCCCGACCCCGACTCCGCCCGCCGCGGTGACCTGGTCATCGTCCCCGAGGACATGCTCGCCCAGGTCGCGGAATGGGAGGGCCCGTCCAACCTCGGCGGGAGCATCGCGGAGCCGCTGGTCATCGGCCGCTACGACGACGGCTCACCCCTCGTGATCTGGCTGCCGGGTGATCCGGAGATCAAGCGGAACAGCACGCACGTGCTGATCGCGGGCGGGACCGGATCCGGGAAGGGCGAGACCGCCCTGAACCTGATGACGGAGATCCTCTCCCGCCGCGATGTGCTGCTGTGGGTGTCGGATCCGAAGATGTTCCAGGACTTCCGCCCGCTCCTGCCCGGCATGGACTGGTCGGCCGAGGGCGGACCGGACACCGAAGTCATGGTCGAGGCCATCAAGGTCGTCATCCCCGCCCGTACACGCTGGCTCGGCGCCCACGGCTACCGCCAGTGGATCCCCGCAGCCGCACTACGGCAGAACGATCCCGCCCAAACCTGCCAGCCCGGCCGGGCCTGCGGGTGCGAGGGAATGCCGTTCCTCGTCACGTGGATGGAGGAGGCCGCCAACACCCTCCGGCTCATGGGCGACGACGCCTTCACCGGAATCGCACAGGAAGCCCGCTCCGCCGGCGTCTCCCTCATCGTCTCTCTCCAGCGCCCCTCGTACGACCAGATGTCCACCTCCACCCGTGCCTCCCTGCCGTCCGTGATCGCCCTCGGCTGCGACCCCCGCGACGAAGGGTTCTCCCTCCCCGACACCGTCATCGACGCCGGCGCCCACCCCGGCGCGTGGGGCAACCGCCGGCCCGGCTACTGCTACGTCGTCTCCCCGGGAATCCCCGAGGACCGCTACCCGTCCCCGGGCCGCACCTTCGCCCTCCCGCACACCGCCACCCCGACCATGGAAGCCCTCGCCGGATGGGCGCAGCACAACGGCGCCACCGCCGACCCCATCACCGCCGGCGCCGCCAAGGCCGTGGCCGGGCAGAACTACACCGGCCGCCCCGCCCTCGGCACCGCGCCCGTGCTCCGCCTGGTCACCGACGAGGGAGACGCCGGCATGGAAGCGGAATCTCACGGACTCCTCGTCGACCCGGAGGACGCCGGCATCGACCCGGAAGCCGACCTGCCCGGCGACGAGGACGGGGACGACGTTCCGCTGTGGGAGTCCCCGGGTTACAAGCCGTCTCCGGAGGAGGCTCGGGAGCTGTTCGCGGACGCGCTGGAAGAGTTCGAGACGGCCGGTCAGATGGTCGTCGGGCCGAAGGACTTCATCGACTGGTGCGACCGCCACAACCTCTCCCGCCCCTGGGTATCCGCCCGCCTGAAAGACGCAGCGCTGGACGGCCGACTGGAGCCGACTTCGGTCACCGGCAGGTGGCGGATCATCCCCCAGCTCGTCGAGGCCTGACGCCTGACACTCCCTGACACCATCAGGGACCCGTGACACCCAAACCCCTAGGCAAACCCGCTGTCAGACCCCGTGACACCCGCCGTCTGACACCCCCTGACACTCCTGCCTGACACCTCACCCATCGGGCCCGCGCCACCCACCCTGGCGCGGGCCCGACCCATACCCGGGAGGCATCCCCATGCCGCACAAGCCCGCCATCCACCACCCCGAACCGATCACTTGGTACCCCGCCCCGACCGACCACCCGACACACCCCGTGCCCGTGCTCGAGGAACAGGCGGGGATCCAGCTGGTGACCCTGCCGAACGGCACCCGCACCCTCGCCTACACCCACCCCACCCCGATCGAACCGGCCCCCGCCCCGGCTCCCGCGGCGGGTATTCCGGCATGGGCCAAGACGACCGCGCTCCTCGCCCCGACCCTCGGCGGAGGCATCGGAGCAGCCGGAATCGGAATCTCCTACGCCGCCCCGGGACTGATCGCCCTGACCGAAGCCCTCTGGGCACTCGCCGCTCTCATCGCGGTCGGCGCTCTCGCCCCGCTCCTCCTCAAGGCCACCCGCGGGACCGGACGAGGCACAGCGCCGGTCCAGCACATCACCCAGCACATCAGCGCGTCCGGACTGTTCGGCCGCGCCAACGGCACCCTCAACCGCTGAAGGAGAATCGCGCCGCTGCGCATCCGCCACGGGGTTCTATTCGGCAGGGTGGTGGCTGCGCCAATGGGCGGCGAGCCACACTTCGTGCTCGGGCCGCAGCCTCGCCGCCGGGATCCTGCCGTGAAGCTCGGCATAGAGCGGGTACGCGAGGAGGTCGTCGTCGACCTCGATGCGGCCGGTGCCGGGGTTGACGGCGATCTGTCCGCGGTCGAAGAGGCTGTGGATGTCGCTGCGCAGGAGCAGACCGCCCCAGTCGTGGTGCTGGCTCTCGTCGGCGTAGCTGTAGAGGTGGGCTGCCTGCAGGGCGGCCGCGGGTGCCGGTCCGGTGAACGCGCACACCTGGCCGTGGTCCTTCAGCAGCTGCTTGCGGAACGCGGGCTGCCCCTGCCGGGTCCGGACGTTCGCCA is drawn from Streptomyces sp. NBC_01232 and contains these coding sequences:
- the traB gene encoding plasmid transfer protein TraB; protein product: MATADRTTVEQQYEDQLRGASDSAGITGYILHRAKPHLPPWLCVGGIGLASLGSLLWEGSAAAGVGLTLASVALTGVTWWAGKATGQQRRLHSAITVAAGSAWLTGACLAGPLTGPLPDLYLMGGPALALSWNIRMVLRRNVDGTTVGGTDKGLLEKVGLARAQIGATSVEPNRVTAKMALEAGEQTNEDVARVLPRIASALDLPKSAVRYMPDPDSARRGDLVIVPEDMLAQVAEWEGPSNLGGSIAEPLVIGRYDDGSPLVIWLPGDPEIKRNSTHVLIAGGTGSGKGETALNLMTEILSRRDVLLWVSDPKMFQDFRPLLPGMDWSAEGGPDTEVMVEAIKVVIPARTRWLGAHGYRQWIPAAALRQNDPAQTCQPGRACGCEGMPFLVTWMEEAANTLRLMGDDAFTGIAQEARSAGVSLIVSLQRPSYDQMSTSTRASLPSVIALGCDPRDEGFSLPDTVIDAGAHPGAWGNRRPGYCYVVSPGIPEDRYPSPGRTFALPHTATPTMEALAGWAQHNGATADPITAGAAKAVAGQNYTGRPALGTAPVLRLVTDEGDAGMEAESHGLLVDPEDAGIDPEADLPGDEDGDDVPLWESPGYKPSPEEARELFADALEEFETAGQMVVGPKDFIDWCDRHNLSRPWVSARLKDAALDGRLEPTSVTGRWRIIPQLVEA
- the traA gene encoding plasmid transfer protein TraA, producing the protein MANTTSGMTGGTGGAGWKTTGRPQQARTQRPRSAPRAGANGSQTKVNNKTFSPGFTLNIDAGGRGNNGGRHAAPAGGGQGGGQAQSLLPAPEFSSPAQVRQYCNAVRAAGVALSIEVAMGAEILKATLVQVPDPDGRIGGSRFRAAKVARKMQRAADALRDAAKNAAATYALFQQEYEEEINRVRHRARPSQPRMDWGQL